The following coding sequences lie in one Arachis stenosperma cultivar V10309 chromosome 5, arast.V10309.gnm1.PFL2, whole genome shotgun sequence genomic window:
- the LOC130982393 gene encoding putative pentatricopeptide repeat-containing protein At1g12700, mitochondrial: protein MMLRSSTRASLRSFRQQSQFGTLSHPKPFLDAIKHRPHLVNSIRNLQNLDSALHLFDKMLSMNPLPCVNDFNLLFSSIVKMKHYTSAISLIKHLFSLRLKSDIYTLNIVVNCLCRLNHTSFAFSVVGTMFKIGLEPNLVTLNTIVNGLCIEGNVDYAILFVDHMDNMGYQPDGHTFGAIINGLCKMGNTPAAIAILRKTETRKCKPSVTVAGYNTIVDSLCKDGLVSEALSLFSEMTTKGLQPDTITYNRLIQGLCTFSRWQEAASLLSERKQKGIMPDTHTFNILVDALCKEGKISSARAILGQMVRMGKEPDVVTYNSMIAGFCFQNQMEEAMKVFDLMVHKGCLPDVNTYTTLIHGWCKIKRIKKAIYLLDEMINKGLHLNGVTWNTLIHGFCKVGKPLAAKDLFFTMHKFGQYPDLSSCAIILDGLFKCHLFSDAISLFREMEKNNLDLNIEIYNVVLDGMCRAGKLNDACELFSCLPTKGLKPDQYTYTIMIQGLCREGLLIDAEELLINMEEHGCLPNSCTYNVFIQGLLPRNAVLKSIKYFQIMKEKGFAAEARTIELLVDYLSTHKGENAFQEFVQKIV, encoded by the coding sequence ATGATGTTGCGTTCATCAACAAGAGCTTCTCTGCGCTCCTTTCGGCAGCAATCTCAATTTGGTACCCTTTCTCATCCCAAACCCTTTCTTGATGCCATCAAGCACAGACCCCATCTCGTAAATTCCATTAGGAATCTCCAGAACCTTGATTCTGCTCTGCAtctgtttgacaaaatgctttcCATGAACCCTTTGCCATGCGTGAATGACTTTAACCTTTTGTTTAGCTCTATTGTTAAGATGAAGCATTACACATCTGCCATTTCTTTAATCAAACACTTGTTCTCCTTACGACTCAAATCTGATATCTATACACTCAATATTGTTGTCAATTGTCTGTGCCGTTTGAATCACACTTCCTTTGCCTTCTCTGTCGTGGGGACGATGTTCAAAATCGGCTTGGAACCCAATTTGGTCACATTGAACACCATTGTTAATGGTCTTTGTATTGAAGGCAATGTGGATTATGCTATTTTGTTTGTTGACCACATGGATAACATGGGATATCAACCCGACGGCCACACATTTGGAGCAATTATAAATGGATTGTGCAAGATGGGCAACACCCCTGCTGCTATTGCCATTCTGAGGAAGACGGAAACAAGAAAGTGCAAACCAAGTGTTACTGTTGCGGGTTATAACACAATTGTGGATAGTCTTTGCAAGGATGGGCTGGTATCCGAGGCTTTGAGTCTATTCTCCGAAATGACAACAAAAGGTCTTCAACCCGATACTATCACTTACAATCGCTTGATTCAAGGACTCTGTACTTTCAGCAGATGGCAAGAGGCTGCGTCTTTACTGAGCGAGAGGAAACAAAAAGGAATTATGCCGGATACGCatacttttaatattttagtgGATGCTCTTTGTAAAGAGGGAAAGATTTCAAGTGCTAGAGCCATACTTGGTCAAATGGTTCGAATGGGAAAGGAACCTGATGTTGTCACCTATAACTCAATGATTGCTGGTTTTTGTTTCCAAAATCAAATGGAGGAGGCCATGAAAGTATTTGATTTGATGGTTCACAAGGGATGCCTACCAGACGTCAACACTTATACTACATTAATCCATGGATGGTGCAAAATCAAAAGGATTAAAAAGGCTATTTATCTCTTGGATGAAATGATCAATAAAGGTTTACATCTGAATGGTGTGACTTGGAATACTCTTATCCATGGATTTTGCAAAGTGGGTAAACCGTTAGCTGCTAAAGACTTGTTTTTTACAATGCACAAATTTGGTCAATATCCTGATCTTTCGAGCTGTGCCATTATATTGGATGGCCTATTCAAATGTCATTTGTTTTCTGATGCAATATCATTATTTAGAGAAATGGAGAAGAATAATTTGGATCTTAATATTGAAATATACAATGTGGTGCTTGATGGGATGTGCCGTGCTGGAAAACTGAATGATGCGTGTGAACTCTTCTCTTGTCTGCCAACAAAAGGCTTGAAACCTGATCAATATACTTATACAATAATGATCCAAGGTCTATGCAGGGAAGGACTTCTGATTGATGCTGAAGAGTTGCTGATTAATATGGAAGAGCATGGCTGCTTGCCAAATAGCTGCACATATAATGTCTTCATTCAAGGATTACTACCACGAAATGCTGTTCTGAagtcaataaaatattttcaaattatgaaagaaaaaggTTTTGCAGCAGAGGCTAGAACCATAGAGTTGCTTGTAGATTACCTCTCTACGCACAAAGGAGAGAATGCTTTTCAAGAATTTGTGCAGAAAATTGTTTGA
- the LOC130981711 gene encoding LRR receptor-like serine/threonine-protein kinase HSL2, producing MKISKPSLYSHTLTLFFFIIIMMSHVANSQSHQLYDEEHAVLMKIKQYLQNPPFLSHWTQQSSTSNNNHCSWPEINCTTNGNSVISLTLSNSNITHAIPTFICELKNLTFLDFSFNFIPGEFPTSLYNCSKLQYLDLSMNNFVGNIPDDMHSYLSELRYLNLGSTNFTGDIPSSIGRLKELRELKLHYCLFNGTVPAEIGNLSNLEYLDLSYNTMFPSWKLPSNFTKLTKLKLFHVYATNLVGEIPENIGEMVDLENLDMSQNGLTGGIPSGLFLLKNLTILYLFQNSLSGEIPKVVEALNLVDLDLAQNNLTGKIPEVLGKLKNITWLNLSLNKLSGEIPEAFGSLPAMVDFRMFSNNLSGTLPSEFGRYSRLETFLVSSNSLNGNLPENLCYNGRLLNLTVYDNNLSGELPKSLGNCNSLLDLKIYNNKFSGNIPSGLWTSLNLSNFMVSHNNFTGELPEMLSSSILRLEISYNQLSGRIPATVSSWSNVVVFDASKNNLNGSIPQELTSLPKLTTLLLDQNQLTGPLPSDIIHWENLVTLNLRQNKLSGQIPDALGRLQVLSQLDLSENQITGQVPSQLPRLTNLNLSSNHLTGKVPYEFENNAFDTSFLDNPGLCSDTPELNLALCNSTPQRSGKGSSWSVSLITSLVVAAFLMALLATLLIMRLYRKRKQEFDNSWKLISFQRLNFTESDILSSLTEQNIIGSGGYGAIYRCPVNDFGYVAVKKIWNDRKLDQKLKSSFRAEVNALSNIRHTNIVRLLCCISNEESMLLVYEYMENSSLDKWLHKKYNKASNFSSSAAVHHVFLDWPKRLQIAIGVAQGLSYMHHDCSQPIVHRDVKTSNILLDAQFNAKVADFGLARMLLKPGQLNTMSTVIGSFGYIAPEYTQTRRITEKIDVFSFGVVLLELTTGKEANDGDQHLSLAEWAWRHIQIGSNIEELLDKDVMEPSYLDEMCTVFKLGVMCTSTLASTRPSMKEVLQMLQLCRDQFDYGGDSKLGHYDVVPLLKDSKSETRLDVVDTL from the exons ATGAAAATCTCAAAACCTTCATTGTACTCTCATACTCTGactttgttcttcttcatcatcattatgATGAGTCATGTTGCAAACTCTCAGTCTCATCAACTCTATGATGAAGAACACGCAGTTCTTATGAAGATAAAACAGTACCTTCAAAACCCACCATTTTTAAGCCACTGGACACAGCAATCATCAACTTCCAATAACAACCACTGTTCTTGGCCTGAAATAAACTGCACCACCAATGGCAATTCTGTCATTTCACTCACTCTCTCCAATTCCAACATCACACATGCCATACCAACCTTCATTTGTGAACTCAAGAACCTCACTTTTCTTGACTTCAGCTTCAACTTCATCCCTGGTGAGTTCCCAACATCACTATACAATTGTTCAAAGCTTCAGTACCTTGATCTTTCAATGAACAATTTTGTTGGCAACATTCCTGATGATATGCACAGTTATTTATCTGAATTGAGGTACCTTAATCTTGGTTCTACCAATTTCACTGGTGATATTCCTTCTAGTATTGGAAGGTTAAAGGAACTGAGAGAGCTTAAGCTTCATTATTGTTTATTCAATGGAACAGTTCCTGCTGAGATTGGAAACTTGTCCAATCTTGAGTACTTGGATTTGTCTTACAACACCATGTTCCCAAGTTGGAAATTGCCATCAAACTTTACCAAATTGACCAAATTGAAACTCTTTCATGTGTATGCTACAAACTTGGTTGGTGAAATTCCAGAGAACATTGGAGAAATGGTGGATTTGGAGAATTTGGATATGTCACAGAATGGTTTAACTGGTGGAATTCCCAGTGGCTTGTTCCTGCTGAAGAATCTGACCATATTGTACCTTTTTCAGAACAGTCTCTCCGGAGAGATACCTAAAGTTGTTGAAGCATTGAATTTGGTTGATCTTGATCTAGCACAGAATAATCTCACAGGGAAAATTCCAGAAGTACTTGGAAAGCTTAAGAACATTACTTGGTTGAACTTGTCACTTAATAAGTTGTCAGGGGAGATTCCAGAAGCCTTTGGTAGTCTTCCAGCTATGGTGGATTTTCGCATGTTCTCCAACAATTTGTCAGGTACTCTTCCATCCGAATTCGGCCGCTACTCGAGGCTTGAAACCTTTCTGGTTTCATCTAATAGTCTTAATGGAAATTTACCAGAGAATTTATGTTACAATGGCAGGTTACTTAATTTAACTGTTTATGACAATAATCTTAGTGGTGAGTTGCCAAAATCACTAGGAAATTGTAATAGCCTACTTGATCTGAAAATTTACAACAATAAGTTTTCTGGTAACATTCCTAGTGGTCTTTGGACATCTTTGAATTTGTCAAATTTCATGGTGAGCCATAACAATTTCACTGGTGAGCTTCCTGAGATGCTGTCCTCTAGCATTTTGCGGCTCGAGATAAGTTACAATCAACTTTCTGGTAGAATTCCAGCTACTGTGTCTTCTTGGAGTAATGTGGTAGTGTTTGATGCAAGTAAGAACAACTTGAATGGAAGCATTCCACAAGAGCTAACTTCTCTTCCAAAGTTAACAACCTTATTGCTTGATCAGAACCAGCTCACTGGGCCGCTTCCTTCGGATATAATCCATTGGGAGAATCTAGTGACTCTGAATTTGAGACAGAACAAGCTCTCTGGACAAATACCAGATGCACTCGGCCGGCTGCAGGTGCTTAGCCAGCTTGACCTTTCAGAAAATCAAATCACTGGCCAAGTTCCTTCTCAGCTTCCAAGACTCACCAATCTCAATCTTTCTTCCAATCATTTGACAGGAAAGGTTccatatgaattcgaaaataatgcATTTGACACCAGCTTTTTGGACAATCCTGGCCTTTGTTCTGATACCCCGGAACTGAACCTTGCATTGTGTAATTCTACTCCACAAAGATCAGGCAAGGGTTCATCTTGGTCTGTTTCTTTGATTACAAGTCTTGTTGTAGCAGCCTTCTTAATGGCTTTGTTGGCAACACTCTTGATTATGAGGCTTtacagaaaaagaaagcaagaatttGATAACTCATGGAAGCTAATTTCATTTCAAAGGCTGAATTTCACAGAATCAGACATTCTCTCCTCATTAACTGAGCAGAATATTATTGGCAGTGGTGGATATGGTGCAATTTATCGTTGCCCTGTCAATGATTTCGGCTATGTTGCtgtgaaaaagatttggaatgACAGAAAGTTAGatcagaagctcaagagctcgtTTCGCGCTGAAGTTAATGCGCTGAGCAATATTCGCCATACCAACATTGTGAGGTTGTTGTGCTGCATTTCAAATGAGGAATCTATGCTCCTTGTTTATGAGTATATGGAAAATAGTAGCCTAGATAAGTGGCTGCACAAGAAGTATAATAAGGCCTCCAATTTCTCAAGTTCAGCAGCAGTGCATCATGTTTTTCTTGATTGGCCAAAGAGGTTGCAAATAGCAATAGGAGTTGCACAAGGTTTGAGCTACATGCACCATGATTGCTCACAACCTATTGTTCATAGAGATGTgaaaacaagcaacattctctTGGATGCTCAATTCAATGCAAAAGTTGCAGATTTTGGTCTGGCTAGGATGTTGCTCAAGCCTGGTCAATTGAACACCATGTCAACTGTGATTGGATCATTTGGCTACATTGCTCCTG AAtatactcaaacaagaaggatCACTGAAAAGATTGATGTGTTTAGCTTTGGTGTTGTTCTGTTGGAGCTGACAACTGGCAAAGAGGCGAATGATGGAGACCAACACTTGTCTCTGGCCGAGTGGGCGTGGCGCCACATTCAGATAGGAAGCAACATAGAAGAGCTTCTAGACAAAGATGTCATGGAACCAAGCTACTTGGATGAAATGTGCACAGTTTTCAAACTTGGGGTGATGTGTACTTCAACATTGGCTTCTACTAGGCCTTCCATGAAGGAGGTGCTGCAAATGTTGCAACTCTGCAGAGATCAATTTGATTATGGAGGAGACAGTAAGTTAGGCCATTATGATGTTGTTCCTCTTCTTAAGGATTCAAAAAGTGAAACAAGGTTGGATGTTGTTGATACTTTATAA